The following proteins come from a genomic window of Megalops cyprinoides isolate fMegCyp1 chromosome 6, fMegCyp1.pri, whole genome shotgun sequence:
- the pth4 gene encoding parathyroid hormone 4, with amino-acid sequence MMLVSQKSIQSVAVIVIVVFAFTQCQENERRAVTEHQLLHDRGRAMQSLKRLIWLSSAMEGLHTAHTRAPGLDYDPADCRADATKQELLSHLGRGGSVPKGGLLQMLWSAVHKPHLTALPDGEK; translated from the exons ATGATGCTTGTATCCCAAAAATCCATCCAGTCCGTGGCTGTCATAGTCATCGTTGTATTTGCGTTCACCCAGTGTCAGGAGAATGAGAG GAGGGCGGTGACAGAGCACCAGCTCCTGCATGACAGGGGCCGGGCCATGCAGAGCCTGAAGAGGCTCATCTGGCTGTCCAGTGCCATGGAGGGGCTGCACACGGCCCACACCCGCGCCCCCGGGCTGGACTACGACCCCGCCGACTGCAGGGCGGACGCCACCAAGCAGGAGCTGCTGTCCcacctggggagggggggcagcgTGCCCAAGGGAGGCCTGTTGCAGATGCTGTGGAGCGCCGTCCACAAACCCCACCTCACGGCCCTCCCTGATGGAGAAAAGTAg
- the srsf3b gene encoding serine/arginine-rich splicing factor 3b isoform X1, whose protein sequence is MGDPAMHRDCPLDCKVYVGNLGNNGNKTELERAFGYYGPLRSVWVARNPPGFAFVEFEDPRDATDAVRELDGRTLCGCRVRVELSNGEKRTRNRGPPPSWSRRPRDDYRRRSPPPRRRSPRRRSFSRSRSRSLSRDRRRERSLSRDRNHKPSRSFSRSRSRSRSNERK, encoded by the exons ATGGGAG ATCCAGCCATGCATAGAGACTGTCCTCTCGACTGCAAGGTCTACGTGGGGAACCTGGGGAACAATGGGAACAAGACGGAGCTGGAGCGGGCCTTCGGGTACTACGGCCCCCTGCGCAGCGTCTGGGTGGCCAGGAACCCCCCCGGCTTCGCTTTCGTTGAGTTCGAAGACCCCCGTGACGCGACGGATGCCGTGAGAGAGCTGGACGGAAG GACGTTGTGCGGGTGCCGAGTGCGAGTGGAGCTCTCCAACGGCGAGAAGCGCACAAGGAACCGGGGTCCGCCCCCGTCCTGGAGCCGCCGCCCGCGGGACGACTACCGCCGCCGCAGTCCTCCCCCCAGGCGCAG ATCACCACGCAGGAGGAGCTTCAGCCGCAGCCGGAGCAG ATCTCTCTCCAGAGATAGGAGGAGGGAAAGATCTCTGTCTCGGGACAGGAACCACAAACCCTCTCGCTCCTTCTCCAGATCACGAAG CCGTTCTAGGTCTAACGAGAGGAAGTAA
- the elf3 gene encoding ETS-related transcription factor Elf-3, whose translation MSVTSDLSSILTDANWTMYQIGALEPQPAPPSVSVPVMREAQPATAQFAPDFQGSLKWYQVAPQYWTKQNVLEWISFHVEESKFDASTLTMANCSIDGPFLCQLSRDSLVSMFGSLGDRLYQHLLELKAKYGADDLNATYDLLNNLFDEFPEFLNVHGGDDFKLLSTVIVHEEESGNDGLNMMGASTPLSDNGYESGSTSPDSLDSSNSEMAGFLNPSSPDYGGSDSDPELTDLRFHHTAKAFIKTEEGELKACKRRGRPRKSSRSDYCIEAKKNKHSPRGAHLWEFIRDILIHPEQNNGLMRWEDRREGVFKFLKSEAVAQLWGQKKKNSSMTYEKLSRAMRYYYKREILERVDGRRLVYKFGKNSSGWKLGEAGVRM comes from the exons ATGTCGGTGACCAGTGACCTCAGCAGCATTCTGACCGACGCCAACTGGACAATGTATCAGATCGGGGCACTGGAGCCCCAGCCCGCTCCGCCCTCAGTGTCCGTTCCGGTCATGAGGGAGGCGCAGCCAGCCACCGCGCAGTTTGCCCCCGACTTCCAGG GGTCCCTAAAATGGTACCAGGTGGCCCCTCAGTACTGGACCAAGCAGAACGTTCTGGAGTGGATCAGCTTCCACGTGGAGGAGAGCAAGTTCGATGCCAGCACGCTGACCATGGCCAACTGCTCCATAGATGGCCCCTTCCTGTGCCAGCTCTCCCGCGACTCGCTGGTCTCCATGTTCGGGTCCCTGGGTGACCGGCTGTACCAGCACCTCTTGGAGCTCAAGGCCAAATACG GCGCGGATGATCTGAACGCAACCTACGACCTGCTCAACAACCTCTTTGATGAATTCCCAGAGTTCCTGAATGTGCATGGAGGAGATGACTTCAAACTGCTGAGCACTGTCATTGTGCATGAAG aGGAAAGTGGCAACGATGGGCTGAACATGATGGGGGCTTCGACACCCTTAAGTGACAATGGATATGAATCTGGGTCCACTTCGCCCGACAGCCTGGACAGCTCCAATTCAG AAATGGCGGGCTTCCTCAACCCCAGCTCGCCCGACTATGGAGGAAGTGACTCCGACCCAGAGCTCACAGACCTGCGATTCCATCACACTGCAA AGGCGTTCATCAAGACGGAGGAAGGAGAGCTGAAGGCTTGCAAGAGAAGGGGACGACCCAGAAAATCCAGCCGATCCGACTACTGCATTGAGGCCAAGAAAAACAAGCACT CCCCGCGAGGCGCGCACCTCTGGGAGTTTATCCGCGACATCCTGATCCACCCGGAGCAGAACAACGGGCTGATGAGGTGGGAGGACCGCCGCGAGGGGGTCTTCAAGTTCCTCAAGTCGGAGGCTGTGGCCCAGCTCTGGGgccagaagaagaagaacagcaGCATGACCTACGAGAAGCTCAGCCGCGCCATGAG GTACTACTACAAGAGGGAGATCTTGGAGAGGGTGGACGGTCGGCGCCTGGTGTACAAGTTCGGGAAGAACTCCAGCGGGTGGAAGCTGGGGGAGGCGGGGGTTAGGATGTGA
- the apobec2a gene encoding C->U-editing enzyme APOBEC-2a, translated as MADRKETKTAGRIPLRRKEKKVETQAESVPEKEQEKEKEEKAEGEKSEENGVEAQGAAAVGVENGELQVEPIELPPFEIITGERINPFFFKFQFKNVEYSSGRNKTFLCYLVDPQGRGGGEGMRGYVEDEHSGTHAEEAFFQQVLPDSDPAARYNVTWYVSSSPCAACAAKLAEVLQARKNLRLTIFSARLFMWEEPEIQAGLKALAAAGCKLRMMKPTDFVYTWDTFVDNEDEKFTPWEDCKENYEYYQEKLADILQ; from the exons ATGGCTGACAGGAAGGAGACCAAGACCGCCGGCAGAATCCCGctgaggaggaaggagaagaaggtGGAGACGCAGGCGGAGAGCGTCCCCgagaaggagcaggagaaagagaaggaggagaaggcggAGGGGGAGAAGTCGGAGGAGAATGGGGTGGAGGCACAGGGGGCCGCGGCCGTCGGAGTGGAGAACGGGGAGCTCCAGGTGGAGCCCATCGAGCTGCCGCCCTTTGAGATCATCACAGG GGAAAGAATAAACCCCTTCTTCTTCAAGTTCCAGTTCAAGAACGTGGAGTACTCGTCGGGCCGGAACAAGACCTTCCTGTGCTACCTGGTGGACCCgcaggggcggggcgggggcgaGGGCATGCGGGGCTATGTGGAGGACGAGCACTCGGGCACGCACGCCGAGGAGGCCTTCTTCCAGCAGGTGCTGCCCGACAGCGACCCGGCCGCGCGCTACAACGTCACCTGGTACGTGTCCTCCAGCCCGTGCGCCGCCTGCGCTGCCAAGCTGGCCGAGGTGCTGCAGGCCCGCAAGAACCTGCGCCTCACCATCTTCTCGGCCCGCCTCTTCATGTGGGAGGAGCCCGAGATCCAGGCGGGGCTGAAGGCGCTGGCGGCCGCCGGCTGCAAGCTGCGCATGATGAAGCCCACGGACTTTGTCTACACCTGGGACACCTTCGTGGACAACGAGGACGAGAAGTTCACGCCCTGGGAGGACTGCAAGGAGAACTACGAGTACTACCAGGAGAAGCTGGCGGACATCctgcagtga
- the srsf3b gene encoding serine/arginine-rich splicing factor 3b isoform X2, which produces MHRDCPLDCKVYVGNLGNNGNKTELERAFGYYGPLRSVWVARNPPGFAFVEFEDPRDATDAVRELDGRTLCGCRVRVELSNGEKRTRNRGPPPSWSRRPRDDYRRRSPPPRRRSPRRRSFSRSRSRSLSRDRRRERSLSRDRNHKPSRSFSRSRSRSRSNERK; this is translated from the exons ATGCATAGAGACTGTCCTCTCGACTGCAAGGTCTACGTGGGGAACCTGGGGAACAATGGGAACAAGACGGAGCTGGAGCGGGCCTTCGGGTACTACGGCCCCCTGCGCAGCGTCTGGGTGGCCAGGAACCCCCCCGGCTTCGCTTTCGTTGAGTTCGAAGACCCCCGTGACGCGACGGATGCCGTGAGAGAGCTGGACGGAAG GACGTTGTGCGGGTGCCGAGTGCGAGTGGAGCTCTCCAACGGCGAGAAGCGCACAAGGAACCGGGGTCCGCCCCCGTCCTGGAGCCGCCGCCCGCGGGACGACTACCGCCGCCGCAGTCCTCCCCCCAGGCGCAG ATCACCACGCAGGAGGAGCTTCAGCCGCAGCCGGAGCAG ATCTCTCTCCAGAGATAGGAGGAGGGAAAGATCTCTGTCTCGGGACAGGAACCACAAACCCTCTCGCTCCTTCTCCAGATCACGAAG CCGTTCTAGGTCTAACGAGAGGAAGTAA